A stretch of the Clostridium botulinum genome encodes the following:
- a CDS encoding valine--tRNA ligase, whose product MAEVNIAKTYDPKEFEDKLYEKWEEKGYFTPEVDKTKKPYTIMMPPPNITGQLHLGHALDGTLQDFLIRTKRMQGYSTLWLPGEDHASIATEVKVEKSLLEQGLHKKEMGREAFLEKVWDWAYKYRDRIKTQYQKLGISADYTRERFTMDEGLNKAVRKVFVELYNEGLIYKGNRIVNWCPKCQTAISDAEIEYEEQNGHFWHIKYPVVGSDEFLEIATTRPETLLGDTAVAVNPNDERYSHLIGKTLMLPIVNREIPIVADEYVDLEFGTGAVKITPAHDPNDYEVGKRHDLPQIVVLNKDGSIVEGYGKYSGLDRYEARKELVRDLDEQGYLVKIKDHAHNVGTHDRCGSTIEPMTSEQWYVKMKPLAEPAIKVVREGEIKFVPERFSKTYYNWMENIQDWCISRQLWWGHRIPVWYCKDCGEVIVSTEDPTKCTKCGSEHLEQDKDVLDTWFSSALWPFSTLGYPEKTEDLEYFYPTNTLVTGYDIIFFWVARMIFSGLHSMKKIPFNTVLIHGIVRDSEGRKMSKSLGNGVDPLEVIEKYGADALRFMLITGNAPGNDIRYYEEKVEAARNFANKIWNASRFVMMNLDKDLMDKYKDSKEYTLADKWILSRINTVVKEVTENIEKFEVGIAAQKTYDFMWNEFCDWYIELVKPVLYGEDEKSKGIVLNVLNEVLKKGLKLLHPVMPFITEEIYTNLPNAEETIVTSAWPVYSEELSDSKTEEQMNYIIEAIKSLRNVRAEMNVPPSRKAKVAIYATEGRDAFEEGKVYFEKLASASEVVFIDSKEDAPENSVAAVTKGAEMFMPLLDLVDVEKELERLNKEKEKLQKEIERVEKKLSNEKFVSKAPEAVVNEEKEKGKKYKEMYEAVLQRIDSLK is encoded by the coding sequence ATGGCAGAAGTTAATATTGCAAAGACTTATGATCCTAAAGAATTTGAAGATAAGTTATATGAAAAGTGGGAAGAAAAAGGATACTTTACACCAGAAGTTGATAAGACTAAAAAACCATATACAATAATGATGCCACCACCAAACATAACAGGACAATTACACTTAGGGCATGCATTAGATGGAACACTTCAAGACTTTTTAATTAGAACTAAAAGAATGCAAGGATATAGTACTTTGTGGTTACCAGGAGAAGACCATGCAAGTATAGCAACTGAAGTTAAAGTTGAAAAATCTCTTTTAGAACAAGGGTTACATAAAAAGGAAATGGGAAGAGAAGCATTCCTTGAAAAAGTATGGGATTGGGCATATAAATATAGAGATAGAATTAAGACACAATATCAAAAACTAGGAATTTCAGCTGACTACACTAGAGAAAGATTTACAATGGATGAAGGCTTAAATAAGGCTGTAAGAAAAGTTTTTGTTGAATTATATAATGAAGGATTAATATATAAAGGAAACAGAATAGTAAACTGGTGTCCTAAATGTCAAACTGCAATATCAGATGCAGAAATTGAATACGAAGAACAAAACGGACATTTCTGGCATATAAAATACCCAGTAGTAGGTAGTGATGAATTCTTAGAAATAGCTACTACAAGACCAGAAACATTACTTGGAGATACAGCAGTTGCTGTTAACCCAAATGATGAAAGATATTCTCACCTAATAGGTAAAACATTAATGCTTCCAATAGTTAATAGAGAAATACCTATAGTTGCAGATGAATATGTTGATTTAGAATTTGGAACAGGAGCAGTTAAGATAACTCCAGCTCATGATCCTAATGACTATGAAGTAGGAAAAAGACATGACCTTCCACAAATAGTTGTATTAAATAAAGATGGAAGTATTGTTGAAGGATACGGAAAATATTCAGGACTTGACAGATATGAAGCAAGAAAAGAATTAGTTAGAGATTTAGATGAGCAAGGATACTTAGTGAAAATAAAAGATCATGCTCATAACGTAGGAACTCATGATAGATGTGGTAGCACAATAGAACCTATGACATCTGAACAATGGTATGTAAAAATGAAACCTCTTGCAGAACCAGCTATAAAGGTTGTACGTGAAGGTGAAATTAAGTTTGTACCTGAAAGATTCTCAAAAACATATTATAACTGGATGGAAAATATACAAGATTGGTGTATATCAAGACAATTATGGTGGGGACATAGAATACCAGTTTGGTATTGTAAAGATTGTGGAGAAGTAATAGTATCTACAGAAGATCCAACTAAGTGTACAAAATGTGGAAGTGAGCATTTAGAGCAAGATAAAGATGTACTTGATACTTGGTTTAGTTCAGCATTATGGCCATTTTCAACTCTTGGATATCCTGAAAAAACAGAAGATCTAGAGTATTTTTATCCAACAAATACATTAGTTACTGGATATGATATTATATTCTTCTGGGTAGCCAGAATGATATTCTCAGGACTTCATAGCATGAAGAAGATACCGTTTAATACTGTATTAATTCACGGTATTGTAAGAGACAGTGAAGGAAGAAAGATGTCTAAGTCTTTAGGAAATGGTGTTGACCCACTTGAAGTTATTGAAAAGTATGGTGCAGATGCTTTAAGATTTATGTTAATCACAGGTAACGCTCCAGGAAATGATATAAGATACTACGAAGAAAAAGTTGAAGCTGCTAGAAACTTTGCAAATAAGATTTGGAATGCATCAAGATTTGTTATGATGAATCTTGATAAAGATTTAATGGATAAGTATAAAGATTCAAAAGAATATACTTTAGCAGATAAGTGGATATTATCAAGAATTAATACAGTAGTTAAAGAAGTTACTGAAAACATAGAAAAATTTGAAGTTGGTATAGCAGCACAAAAAACATATGACTTTATGTGGAACGAGTTCTGTGATTGGTATATTGAACTTGTAAAACCTGTTTTATATGGTGAAGATGAAAAATCTAAGGGTATTGTGTTAAATGTATTAAATGAAGTTCTAAAGAAAGGACTAAAATTATTACATCCAGTAATGCCATTTATAACAGAAGAAATATATACAAATCTTCCAAATGCAGAAGAAACAATAGTAACATCTGCTTGGCCTGTATATAGTGAGGAGTTAAGTGATTCAAAAACTGAAGAACAAATGAATTACATTATAGAAGCTATAAAGTCTTTAAGAAATGTAAGAGCTGAGATGAATGTTCCACCTTCAAGAAAAGCTAAAGTTGCAATTTATGCAACAGAAGGAAGAGATGCTTTTGAAGAAGGAAAAGTTTACTTTGAAAAATTAGCATCAGCATCAGAAGTTGTATTTATAGATTCAAAAGAAGATGCACCAGAAAATTCAGTGGCTGCTGTAACAAAAGGTGCTGAAATGTTTATGCCTCTTTTAGATCTTGTAGATGTTGAAAAAGAATTAGAAAGATTAAATAAAGAAAAAGAGAAGTTACAAAAAGAAATAGAAAGAGTAGAAAAGAAACTTTCTAATGAAAAATTTGTAAGCAAAGCTCCAGAAGCTGTTGTTAATGAAGAAAAAGAAAAAGGTAAGAAATACAAAGAAATGTATGAAGCTGTACTTCAAAGAATAGATAGTTTAAAATAG